One Numenius arquata unplaced genomic scaffold, bNumArq3.hap1.1 HAP1_SCAFFOLD_1365, whole genome shotgun sequence genomic region harbors:
- the NOP10 gene encoding H/ACA ribonucleoprotein complex subunit 3, which yields MFLQCYSDERGERVYTLKKVSPDGRPTRSAHPARFSPDDKFSRHRLALKRRFGLLPAQRPRPLL from the exons ATGTTCCTGCAGTGCTACAGCGACGAGCGCGGGGAGCGCGTCTACACCCTCAAG AAGGTGTCCCCGGACGGCCGGCCCACCCGTTCGGCTCACCCGGCCCGTTTCTCCCCCGACGATAAATTCTCCCGGCACCGGTTGGCTCTAAAACGACGTTTCGGGCTCCTGCCGGCCCAGCGGCCGCGGCCCTTGCTTTGA